From one Amaranthus tricolor cultivar Red isolate AtriRed21 chromosome 17, ASM2621246v1, whole genome shotgun sequence genomic stretch:
- the LOC130803553 gene encoding small polypeptide DEVIL 11, translated as MIMASEITFSSTKTPISTNSTIYFDEKWKLSKKDGSNRRNVSTRSSSSSSFLSGNSSNKRCAFSRKCARLVKEQRARFYIMRRCVVMLICWRDYGDNLD; from the coding sequence atgattatggCCTCAGAAATTACATTTTCTTCTACTAAAACTCCAATATCAACAAATTCTAccatttattttgatgaaaaatgGAAACTTTCAAAGAAAGATGGAAGTAATAGAAGGAATGTAAGTACaagatcatcatcttcttcttcgtTTCTTTCAGGCAATTCGTCGAACAAAAGATGTGCATTCTCAAGAAAGTGTGCTAGGCTTGTTAAAGAACAAAGAGCAAGATTTTATATTATGAGAAGATGTGTTGTTATGCTAATTTGTTGGAGGGATTATGGAGATaatcttgattaa